The Fusobacterium periodonticum 1_1_41FAA genome includes a window with the following:
- a CDS encoding copper homeostasis protein CutC: MIKEACVESFEKSLEAQNNGANRIELCENLAVGGTTPSYGTVKICLEKLNIPIFPMIRARGGNFVYSKDEIEIMKEDIRIFKELGVRGVVFGFLTSDNKIDLELTKELVELASPMEVTFHKAIDEISNPLDYIEDLINIGVKRILTSGGKATASEGSDLINQMIEKANSRLKIVVAGKVTKENLNELQNLIPADEFHGKLIV, translated from the coding sequence ATGATAAAAGAAGCTTGTGTTGAATCTTTTGAAAAATCTTTAGAAGCTCAAAATAATGGAGCAAATAGAATAGAACTTTGTGAAAATTTAGCAGTTGGAGGAACAACTCCTTCTTATGGAACAGTTAAAATTTGCTTAGAAAAATTAAATATTCCTATTTTTCCTATGATTAGAGCTAGAGGCGGAAATTTTGTTTATTCTAAGGATGAAATAGAAATTATGAAAGAAGATATTAGAATATTTAAGGAATTAGGAGTTAGGGGAGTTGTTTTCGGATTTTTAACTTCTGATAACAAAATAGATTTAGAACTTACAAAGGAATTGGTTGAATTAGCTTCTCCTATGGAAGTAACTTTTCATAAAGCAATAGATGAAATCTCTAATCCTTTAGACTATATCGAAGATTTAATAAATATAGGTGTAAAAAGGATTTTAACTTCGGGTGGTAAAGCAACTGCCTCAGAAGGAAGTGATTTAATAAATCAAATGATAGAAAAAGCAAACAGTAGATTAAAAATTGTTGTTGCTGGAAAAGTTACAAAAGAAAATCTTAATGAGTTACAAAACTTAATTCCTGCTGATGAGTTTCATGGAAAATTAATTGTCTAA